Proteins from a genomic interval of Thiovulum sp. ES:
- a CDS encoding glycine/serine hydroxymethyltransferase (PFAM: Serine hydroxymethyltransferase): MSFLKEKDPEVFGIIEKELERQNSGLEMIASENFTLPAVMEAMGSVFTNKYAEGYPQKRYYGGCENADSVEQLAIDRAKELFNCEYVNVQPHSGSQANGAVYSALLKAGDKILGMDLSHGGHLTHGAKVSFSGQNYQSFHYGVELDGRINYERVRDIANIVKPKILVCGASAYSREIDFSKFREIADEVGAILMADIAHIAGIVVAGEHPHPFPHCDVVTTTTHKTLGGPRGGLIMTNDEDISKKVNKAIFPGLQGGPLVHVIAAKAVGFKHNLSAEWKEYAKSVKANASALGEVLVSRGYDVVSGGTDNHLVLVSFLNKDFSGKDADLALGRAGITVNKNTVPGETRSPFVTSGIRVGSPALTSRGMGVDEFKIIGTKIADVLDDIENTEKQAEIKTELEALASKFVIYDRPTY, encoded by the coding sequence ATGAGTTTTTTAAAAGAGAAAGACCCAGAAGTTTTTGGAATTATTGAAAAAGAGTTAGAGAGGCAAAATAGCGGTCTTGAAATGATTGCTAGTGAAAATTTTACATTACCTGCTGTTATGGAAGCAATGGGAAGTGTTTTTACAAATAAATATGCAGAAGGTTATCCACAAAAAAGATATTACGGAGGTTGTGAAAATGCGGATTCTGTTGAGCAACTTGCGATTGACAGAGCGAAAGAGCTTTTTAATTGTGAATATGTAAATGTCCAACCGCACAGTGGTAGTCAAGCAAATGGTGCTGTATATTCTGCACTTTTAAAAGCTGGTGATAAAATTTTAGGAATGGACTTAAGCCACGGGGGACACTTAACTCACGGTGCAAAAGTTAGTTTTTCTGGACAAAACTACCAAAGTTTTCACTACGGAGTTGAGTTAGACGGAAGAATTAATTACGAAAGAGTTCGAGACATTGCAAATATTGTAAAACCAAAAATTCTTGTTTGTGGTGCTTCTGCTTACAGCCGAGAAATTGATTTTAGTAAATTTAGAGAAATTGCTGATGAGGTCGGTGCTATTTTAATGGCAGACATTGCTCACATTGCTGGAATTGTTGTTGCTGGAGAACACCCACACCCATTCCCTCATTGTGATGTCGTAACGACTACAACTCATAAAACTCTTGGAGGTCCTCGAGGTGGTCTAATTATGACAAACGACGAAGATATTTCTAAAAAAGTGAATAAAGCAATTTTCCCTGGATTACAAGGTGGTCCTCTTGTTCATGTTATCGCAGCAAAAGCTGTTGGTTTTAAACACAATCTTTCAGCAGAATGGAAAGAGTATGCTAAAAGTGTAAAAGCAAATGCTTCTGCTCTTGGTGAAGTTCTTGTTTCTCGAGGCTATGATGTTGTTTCTGGCGGAACAGATAATCACCTTGTTCTTGTTTCTTTTTTAAATAAAGATTTTTCAGGAAAAGATGCAGACTTAGCTCTTGGTCGTGCGGGAATTACTGTAAATAAAAATACAGTTCCTGGTGAAACAAGAAGCCCATTTGTTACAAGTGGAATTCGTGTTGGTTCTCCTGCTCTTACAAGTCGAGGAATGGGAGTTGATGAGTTCAAAATTATCGGAACAAAAATTGCTGATGTTCTTGATGATATTGAAAATACAGAAAAACAAGCGGAAATTAAAACAGAACTCGAAGCTTTAGCAAGTAAATTTGTAATTTACGACAGACCAACTTACTAG
- a CDS encoding UDP-N-acetylmuramyl pentapeptide phosphotransferase/UDP-N-acetylglucosamine-1-phosphate transferase (PFAM: Glycosyl transferase family 4) — protein sequence MEIFIAFLISTIITFLIIKYNYGLDKSVGDKDHAIHTHEVSRMGGVSIFIAIIFPIIFTSSEITILLISTFSIFTFGLLEDRYHIDISYLKKIIFISLSSFAILYISKEYAINGGFLILNLENIFEKYLAIFVAFIGMIGFASAINFVDGLNGYAMGIVSITLIFFSYIFFENNLPEMFLLSTIMIGAISGFIVFNFPFGKIFLGDMGAHWIGFFVAFIGIYLSNHTDISLWYPLTALSIPVFETLVTVFRRIKRRIKNGVEFSESEKLHLHHLIYNVFENIFPKNTKNWKINSTSSLFFIFWHTILNFIAFYFREDYAILIFIFVLNLVIYLILYKGLRGKLLL from the coding sequence GTGGAGATATTTATCGCTTTTCTAATTTCTACAATTATTACATTTTTAATAATTAAATATAACTATGGGCTTGATAAAAGTGTTGGCGACAAAGACCATGCAATTCACACTCATGAAGTTTCAAGAATGGGTGGAGTATCCATTTTTATAGCAATAATTTTTCCAATAATATTTACATCTAGCGAAATCACAATTTTACTAATTTCAACTTTTTCAATTTTTACATTTGGTCTTTTAGAAGACAGATATCATATTGATATTTCATATTTGAAAAAAATAATTTTTATAAGTTTAAGCTCATTTGCAATTTTATATATATCAAAAGAGTATGCAATAAATGGTGGTTTTCTAATTTTAAATCTAGAAAATATATTTGAGAAATATTTAGCGATATTTGTCGCATTTATTGGAATGATAGGTTTTGCAAGTGCAATAAACTTTGTTGATGGATTAAATGGTTATGCTATGGGAATTGTCTCAATAACTCTCATATTTTTTAGTTACATATTTTTTGAAAACAATCTTCCAGAAATGTTTCTTCTCTCAACAATTATGATTGGTGCAATTTCTGGTTTTATAGTTTTCAACTTTCCATTTGGAAAAATATTTTTAGGAGATATGGGAGCTCATTGGATTGGATTTTTTGTTGCATTTATTGGAATTTATCTCTCAAATCACACCGATATTTCACTTTGGTATCCTCTAACAGCTCTCTCAATTCCTGTTTTTGAAACTCTTGTTACTGTTTTTCGTAGAATTAAAAGGAGAATAAAAAATGGAGTTGAATTTTCGGAATCTGAAAAATTACACCTTCATCACTTAATCTATAATGTTTTTGAGAATATTTTTCCAAAAAACACTAAAAATTGGAAAATAAATTCAACCTCATCGCTGTTTTTTATTTTTTGGCACACGATTTTAAACTTTATCGCTTTCTATTTTAGAGAAGACTATGCAATTCTTATTTTTATTTTTGTTTTAAACCTGGTAATATATTTGATTTTATACAAAGGTTTAAGAGGAAAACTCCTACTTTAA
- a CDS encoding putative P-loop ATPase fused to an acetyltransferase (PFAM: PIF1 helicase) — protein MLDKRVEELRNSLSGRDLQKLETSLEHFLSYLDTLEEKQEKSNHELTQEQRVIFKELKKDLISDENFMDKNRNIFVLRGSAGTGKTYITEELVSSLKKKFKIGVLAPTHKALKVIRERVGETENKKVIFKTVHSFLGLKPKIDHKTGEQIFAIDNSADAKKNKQEKVDILIIDEASFIGNALFYEIYQAVFKKGRAKKILFIGDSLQLLPINSENENTLPKEFKKYDSPVFENVDYKNFILRKVVRNDDFGVLDLFLKVRTLLENSGTKKELFDILKIQAEKRHKKISFFNNQQDFLEKYLSFNNFKNEDNIIVSFTNNRVNFYNEEARNFYFDGEAPDISKDDLFVVQTTTEKSTFYNSQVIGVNSFKSGVEIIDADEVEFWDCEFHGEKYKILKKTEKQKFKNILEALKTRAIKEKNPKLKGVRWGEYYQTLETFLDYKYHYSCTVHKAQGSTYKNVFIDMQGINYLSDEEFLRLFYVAITRTSNSINILI, from the coding sequence ATGTTAGATAAAAGAGTGGAGGAGTTGAGAAATTCACTAAGTGGTAGAGATTTACAAAAATTGGAGACTTCTTTAGAGCATTTTTTATCATATTTGGATACTTTAGAGGAAAAACAAGAGAAGTCAAACCACGAATTGACTCAAGAGCAAAGAGTTATTTTTAAAGAGTTGAAAAAAGATTTGATTTCTGATGAAAACTTCATGGATAAAAATAGAAATATTTTTGTTTTAAGAGGTTCGGCGGGAACAGGAAAAACCTATATTACTGAAGAACTTGTATCTTCATTGAAGAAAAAATTTAAAATTGGTGTCCTTGCACCAACACACAAAGCTTTGAAAGTGATTCGAGAGAGAGTTGGTGAAACTGAAAATAAAAAAGTTATTTTCAAAACAGTTCACTCTTTTTTAGGGTTAAAACCAAAAATTGATCACAAAACTGGCGAACAGATTTTTGCAATTGACAATTCAGCAGATGCAAAAAAGAACAAGCAAGAAAAAGTAGATATTTTAATAATTGACGAAGCTTCATTTATTGGAAATGCTCTTTTTTACGAAATTTATCAAGCTGTTTTTAAAAAAGGTAGAGCAAAAAAGATTCTTTTTATTGGAGATTCTTTACAACTTTTACCAATTAATAGCGAGAACGAGAATACTCTTCCAAAAGAGTTTAAAAAATACGACTCACCTGTTTTTGAGAATGTGGATTATAAAAATTTCATTCTTAGAAAAGTAGTTAGAAATGATGATTTTGGAGTTCTTGACCTCTTTTTAAAAGTGAGAACACTACTTGAAAATAGTGGGACAAAAAAAGAGCTTTTTGATATTTTAAAAATACAGGCTGAAAAGAGACATAAAAAAATCTCTTTTTTCAACAACCAACAAGATTTTTTGGAAAAGTATTTAAGCTTTAATAATTTTAAAAACGAAGATAATATTATTGTCTCATTTACAAATAACAGAGTCAATTTTTACAACGAAGAGGCTCGGAATTTCTATTTTGATGGAGAAGCTCCAGATATTTCCAAAGATGATCTTTTTGTCGTTCAAACAACAACTGAGAAAAGCACATTTTATAACTCTCAAGTTATTGGAGTAAATTCATTTAAAAGTGGAGTTGAAATTATTGATGCGGATGAGGTGGAATTTTGGGATTGTGAATTTCACGGAGAAAAATATAAAATTCTTAAGAAAACAGAAAAACAGAAATTTAAAAATATTTTAGAGGCTCTTAAAACTCGTGCGATAAAAGAGAAAAACCCAAAGTTAAAAGGTGTTCGTTGGGGTGAATATTATCAAACTTTAGAGACTTTTTTGGATTACAAATATCACTACTCTTGCACGGTTCATAAAGCACAGGGTTCGACTTATAAAAATGTTTTTATCGATATGCAAGGAATAAATTATCTTTCTGATGAAGAGTTTTTAAGACTTTTTTATGTCGCAATTACTCGAACAAGCAACTCTATAAATATTTTGATTTAA
- a CDS encoding type II secretory pathway, component PulF (PFAM: Bacterial type II secretion system protein F domain) has translation MKKFKVSFFYHGYKKSETFRAESKSHLFDSFSKKYPNLKILSYDEIFQSEQIEKLKIFLIDFLNLEKVNDDSKIVFISQIAIMRDSGIQILDILNSTKSNDKNLNQAVAEILRHLNNGLSLTESFKRVENRLDHLTSVMVQLGDNTGKFADAMLKLKKMLEESRENRDKLKKALTYPRNLFIAMGISLFVMIKFVVPQFQSIFARFNGELPIPTQILIWSEKFLSDFGIYLLTSSVVGFFLSKYYLKKSKRFAKLYFKFLLKIPVIRELETYSTLYRFSLIFSELVNAGNPIFKSLEISISMVENLVIREKLEMAQDKINFGGTIYSGFIRSEIFDNIALQMVNSAEQSGKVGKMFLSISEYYKRKFQQIAENISSLLEPLFLTLMGGLVTLLALGIFLPIWNLGEF, from the coding sequence TTGAAAAAGTTCAAAGTTTCATTTTTTTACCACGGGTATAAAAAGAGTGAGACTTTTCGAGCTGAGTCAAAGAGTCATCTTTTTGACTCCTTCTCAAAAAAATATCCAAATCTTAAAATCCTCTCATACGATGAAATTTTCCAAAGCGAACAGATTGAAAAACTAAAAATATTTCTGATTGATTTTTTGAATCTAGAAAAAGTGAATGATGATTCCAAAATTGTTTTTATCAGTCAAATTGCAATAATGCGGGATTCTGGAATCCAGATTTTAGATATTTTAAATAGTACAAAAAGCAATGACAAGAATTTAAATCAGGCTGTTGCGGAAATTTTAAGACATCTTAATAATGGCTTGTCTCTCACAGAATCATTTAAACGGGTCGAAAATCGTTTAGACCATTTAACAAGTGTGATGGTTCAACTCGGCGATAATACTGGAAAGTTTGCAGATGCAATGTTGAAACTAAAAAAGATGTTGGAAGAGAGCAGGGAAAATCGAGACAAATTAAAGAAGGCTTTGACATATCCGCGAAATTTGTTTATTGCAATGGGGATTTCTCTTTTTGTGATGATAAAGTTTGTTGTTCCGCAATTCCAATCTATTTTTGCTCGTTTCAATGGAGAACTTCCAATTCCAACACAAATTTTAATTTGGAGTGAAAAATTTTTAAGCGATTTTGGAATTTATTTATTGACCTCATCGGTAGTTGGATTTTTTCTCTCAAAATACTATTTAAAAAAATCTAAAAGATTTGCAAAGCTATATTTTAAATTTCTACTTAAAATTCCAGTTATTCGAGAATTAGAGACTTATTCCACTCTCTATCGTTTTTCTCTTATTTTTTCTGAACTTGTAAATGCGGGAAATCCAATTTTTAAATCTCTAGAAATCTCAATTTCTATGGTGGAGAATTTAGTAATTCGTGAAAAATTAGAGATGGCTCAAGATAAAATTAATTTTGGTGGAACAATTTACAGTGGATTTATTCGCAGTGAAATTTTTGACAATATCGCTCTTCAAATGGTAAATAGTGCCGAGCAGAGTGGAAAAGTTGGAAAAATGTTTCTCTCTATTTCAGAGTATTACAAGCGAAAATTTCAGCAAATCGCTGAAAATATTAGTTCTCTTCTTGAACCACTGTTCCTAACTTTAATGGGCGGACTTGTTACACTGTTGGCACTCGGAATTTTTCTACCAATTTGGAATTTGGGAGAGTTTTAA
- a CDS encoding glutamate synthase small subunit family protein, proteobacterial (PFAM: Pyridine nucleotide-disulphide oxidoreductase~TIGRFAM: glutamate synthase small subunit family protein, proteobacterial; glutamate synthases, NADH/NADPH, small subunit) yields MQNFLSTDRVEQKKRLVGERVKDFSEVYEQFDKVEAKAQSERCVQCGDPYCSNKCPLHNFIPQWLKAVAEKDLELAFNLSNETSPFPEIMGKVCPHDVLCEGDCTLNDGHGAITIGSVETYITEKGFEKGLQIEFPKNKIGKSVGVIGSGPAGLSLATYLLRGGVDVTIYERASTAGGLLTYGIPGFKLDKNVIKNRVKLLQNGGMELKLNCEVGVDVSFAELQNKHDAIFIGIGATKPKKTGMNGEDSENVYMAMDFLTNTQKKIFGEKFDETIDVRGKNVIVIGGGDTAMDCIRTSIRDGANSVTCHYRRDNENMPGSRKEYRNSVEEGADFQFLSTPKEIISEDGKVTSVKFGKTELTEPDETGRQRVVEIENSDEVYSADIVILALGFEPAVPNFLTESGVKLNKWNEIEVSENGETSVPNIYSGGDAVRGADLVVRATFDGREVAREILKKFNA; encoded by the coding sequence ATGCAAAATTTCCTATCAACGGATAGAGTCGAACAGAAAAAAAGACTTGTAGGAGAGCGAGTTAAAGACTTTAGTGAAGTCTATGAACAATTTGATAAAGTAGAAGCAAAAGCTCAAAGTGAAAGATGTGTTCAGTGTGGAGACCCATACTGCTCAAACAAATGTCCATTACACAATTTTATTCCACAATGGTTAAAAGCGGTTGCTGAAAAAGATTTAGAGTTAGCTTTTAACTTGTCAAATGAGACAAGTCCATTTCCTGAAATTATGGGAAAAGTTTGTCCGCATGATGTTCTTTGTGAGGGCGATTGCACATTAAATGATGGACACGGAGCAATTACAATTGGTTCGGTAGAAACTTATATAACAGAGAAAGGATTTGAAAAAGGTCTTCAAATTGAATTTCCAAAAAATAAGATTGGTAAAAGTGTTGGTGTAATCGGTTCAGGACCTGCGGGATTATCTCTTGCAACATATTTACTTCGTGGTGGTGTTGATGTTACAATTTATGAGAGAGCTTCAACAGCTGGGGGATTATTAACTTATGGAATTCCTGGATTTAAATTAGATAAAAATGTTATAAAAAATAGAGTTAAATTATTGCAAAATGGCGGAATGGAATTAAAACTAAATTGTGAAGTTGGAGTTGATGTCTCTTTCGCAGAATTACAAAATAAGCATGATGCAATTTTTATCGGAATTGGTGCTACAAAACCTAAAAAAACAGGAATGAACGGAGAAGATTCCGAAAATGTTTATATGGCAATGGACTTTCTAACAAACACACAAAAGAAGATTTTTGGTGAGAAATTTGATGAAACAATTGATGTTAGAGGAAAAAATGTAATCGTAATTGGTGGTGGAGATACGGCGATGGACTGTATCAGAACTTCAATTCGAGATGGTGCAAATAGTGTTACATGTCATTACCGACGAGATAATGAAAATATGCCAGGTAGCCGAAAAGAGTATCGAAACTCTGTCGAAGAAGGTGCAGATTTCCAATTTCTTTCAACTCCAAAGGAGATTATTTCAGAAGACGGAAAAGTTACTAGTGTTAAATTTGGAAAAACTGAATTAACAGAACCAGATGAAACTGGACGACAAAGAGTAGTCGAAATTGAAAATAGCGATGAGGTCTATTCTGCGGACATTGTTATTTTAGCTCTTGGTTTTGAACCTGCTGTTCCAAATTTCTTAACTGAAAGTGGTGTGAAATTGAATAAGTGGAATGAAATCGAAGTATCTGAAAATGGCGAGACTTCTGTTCCAAATATCTATTCTGGTGGTGATGCGGTTCGAGGTGCAGACTTAGTTGTTCGAGCAACTTTTGATGGTCGAGAAGTAGCAAGAGAGATTTTAAAGAAATTTAATGCTTGA
- a CDS encoding putative permease (PFAM: Sulfite exporter TauE/SafE), whose protein sequence is MLEFDPQMLLAGLFTGIISGFFGIGGGTVLVPMLIFIGIEIKEAIGISLVQMTMGSIYGSYLNSKKSLIDLGLILPIGFGGFLGALGSIFFVQNVSSQFLEIMFLVFLFYAIYRVWRGKKSLGDEGEFHKASRLTLVGIGGMIGFFAISIGVGGSLLLVPILVGFFHYDIKKAIATGLFFVIFSSVAGVISFSFGGEISYEKGLIVGFASLFGVQLGIWLGHKTEQELQKKLLLAFYVSIAVYMAYRVFNF, encoded by the coding sequence ATGCTTGAATTTGATCCTCAAATGCTTCTCGCAGGATTATTTACGGGAATCATTTCTGGATTTTTTGGAATTGGTGGAGGGACAGTTCTTGTCCCAATGCTAATTTTTATTGGAATTGAAATCAAAGAGGCAATTGGAATTTCACTTGTGCAAATGACGATGGGTTCAATCTATGGCAGTTACTTAAATAGTAAAAAGAGTTTAATAGATTTAGGTCTCATTTTACCAATTGGATTTGGTGGATTTTTAGGAGCTTTGGGAAGTATATTTTTTGTTCAAAATGTTTCTAGTCAATTTTTAGAAATCATGTTTCTTGTTTTCCTATTCTATGCAATTTACCGAGTTTGGCGAGGCAAAAAAAGTTTAGGCGATGAGGGTGAATTTCACAAAGCGAGTCGATTGACACTTGTTGGAATTGGTGGAATGATTGGATTTTTTGCAATTTCAATTGGTGTTGGTGGTTCGCTACTTCTTGTTCCAATTCTTGTAGGATTTTTCCACTACGATATTAAAAAAGCGATTGCAACAGGACTCTTTTTTGTGATCTTTTCATCAGTCGCGGGAGTGATAAGTTTTTCGTTTGGTGGAGAAATTTCGTATGAAAAAGGTTTGATTGTTGGGTTTGCCTCGCTTTTTGGTGTGCAACTTGGAATTTGGCTCGGTCATAAAACAGAGCAAGAGTTACAGAAAAAACTACTTTTAGCTTTTTATGTATCAATTGCTGTTTATATGGCTTATCGAGTTTTTAATTTTTAA
- a CDS encoding putative signal-transduction protein containing cAMP-binding and CBS domains (PFAM: Putative nucleotidyltransferase substrate binding domain; Cyclic nucleotide-binding domain; Putative nucleotidyltransferase DUF294) gives MSSEVLQFFSQINPFNYLEKDILQTVVENVDIGYYKIGEELISPKNSPEILYVILKGEVSEIDPNNEKIALYHEGESFDGRSLFYEKCENIFRVEEELIAYEIPKKIFKETLESSALFQRYYFDSLSKKIDLLKSRKNVFSSFIISRVSDIFLHSATVVSENETVYNAVTKREKDSTSTVFVTGGELKIFTDSNLRKAILEKEDLNSEIGKLNLSNAVAIQKNDFLFNALILFLKHKIKRLAVLDGKDLIGVLEQIDLLSHFSNHSSLMMVQIEKANSIEELKNATEGFISLIKSLYEKGVKVRRSAKLISEINIRIYDKLYKLIFPENLQKRMTLFIMGSEGRQEQIFRTDQDNGLILENSLNPDEVSEFAKKFTETMIELGYPPCDGNMMVSNPYWVNSFDDWKRRIDKLFDTRNPESLLEIATLIDLKPIAGDLESGEKIYKYLLQKRDDNRFLIKEMSDSIFTFETPISLFKNFLTKKRNELDIKKGGIFAIVHGIRVLAFENGIYERNTTERIKELNNIGVLNREFAEELIEALDTLLEIRLFGRLEKYEKGEELDNFVNPEKLKPFQKELLKDSFRIVNRFKKFLSYHFTR, from the coding sequence ATGAGTTCAGAAGTTTTACAATTCTTTTCGCAAATAAATCCGTTCAATTATCTTGAAAAAGATATTTTGCAAACAGTTGTTGAAAATGTTGATATTGGATATTACAAAATTGGAGAAGAGCTTATTTCTCCAAAAAATAGTCCTGAAATACTCTATGTAATTTTAAAAGGCGAAGTGTCGGAAATTGATCCAAATAATGAAAAAATAGCTCTTTATCATGAGGGTGAAAGTTTCGATGGTCGTTCTCTATTTTACGAAAAATGTGAAAATATATTTCGAGTCGAAGAGGAGTTAATCGCTTACGAAATTCCAAAAAAGATTTTTAAAGAGACTTTAGAGAGTTCTGCACTTTTTCAAAGATACTATTTTGATTCGCTCTCAAAGAAAATTGATTTGTTAAAATCGAGAAAGAATGTATTTTCTTCATTTATTATTTCGAGAGTTTCAGATATTTTTCTCCATTCGGCAACAGTTGTGTCGGAAAATGAGACAGTTTATAATGCTGTAACAAAACGGGAAAAGGATTCAACAAGTACAGTTTTTGTAACTGGTGGAGAGTTAAAAATTTTCACAGACAGCAATTTAAGAAAAGCAATTTTAGAAAAAGAAGATCTGAATTCTGAAATTGGAAAACTGAATCTTTCAAATGCTGTTGCAATTCAAAAAAACGATTTTTTATTCAATGCACTTATTCTATTTTTAAAACATAAAATAAAAAGATTGGCAGTTCTTGACGGAAAAGACCTCATCGGAGTTTTAGAACAAATTGATCTACTTTCACATTTTTCAAATCATTCATCTTTAATGATGGTTCAAATTGAAAAAGCAAACAGTATTGAAGAGTTAAAAAATGCGACAGAGGGATTTATTTCGCTAATAAAATCGCTTTATGAAAAAGGTGTGAAAGTTCGTCGTTCAGCAAAACTAATTTCAGAAATAAACATCAGAATTTATGATAAATTATACAAACTAATTTTTCCAGAAAATTTACAAAAGAGAATGACTCTTTTTATTATGGGTAGTGAGGGTCGTCAAGAACAAATTTTCCGAACTGATCAAGATAACGGTCTTATTCTTGAAAATAGTTTAAATCCTGATGAGGTCAGCGAATTTGCAAAAAAATTTACGGAAACAATGATAGAGCTTGGCTATCCGCCATGTGATGGAAATATGATGGTTTCAAATCCATATTGGGTAAATAGTTTTGACGATTGGAAACGGCGAATTGATAAACTTTTTGATACTCGAAATCCTGAATCTCTTCTTGAAATTGCTACACTTATCGACTTAAAACCGATTGCAGGAGATTTGGAAAGTGGTGAAAAAATCTATAAATATCTTTTGCAAAAACGGGATGACAATAGATTTTTGATAAAAGAGATGTCCGATTCAATTTTCACTTTTGAAACTCCAATTTCACTTTTCAAAAACTTTTTGACGAAAAAGAGAAATGAGCTTGATATTAAAAAAGGTGGAATTTTTGCAATTGTTCATGGAATTCGAGTTTTGGCTTTTGAGAATGGAATTTATGAGAGAAACACGACGGAGAGAATTAAAGAGCTAAACAATATCGGAGTTTTAAATCGTGAATTTGCTGAAGAGTTGATTGAGGCTCTTGATACACTTTTGGAAATTCGTCTTTTTGGTCGTCTCGAAAAGTATGAAAAAGGTGAAGAATTAGATAATTTTGTAAATCCTGAAAAGTTAAAGCCTTTTCAAAAAGAGCTTTTAAAAGATAGTTTTAGGATTGTGAATAGATTTAAGAAATTTCTCTCTTACCATTTTACTAGATAA
- a CDS encoding cell division protein (PFAM: Sporulation related domain), which translates to MRDDDFNINDRDYEDREFRSNEYSEENLRDINDINDLSENSDKSKKVMFGAILFAILLIVIFVIYTTFFSVEEEKRDTAMEFLDESEPFFIDTPSPELELSSGFEEVPTEKFNKDELIEESYSDSSRYMEPVDEVVDRSEPTFEKRSEIVPEPQPPVVAKVETSSAPKQNHPTELVNDKKTYIQTGTFFKYQPNKKYLASIEALSLQYHIDTYISNGREITRVLVGPFDSYNSAKEMLPTVQEKIEKSSYLTTTKLH; encoded by the coding sequence ATGAGAGATGACGATTTTAATATCAATGATAGAGATTACGAAGATCGAGAGTTTAGAAGCAATGAATATTCTGAAGAAAACCTTAGAGATATAAATGATATAAATGACTTATCAGAGAATAGTGATAAAAGCAAGAAAGTTATGTTTGGAGCAATTCTTTTTGCTATTTTACTTATTGTGATTTTTGTTATTTATACAACTTTTTTCTCTGTTGAAGAAGAAAAAAGAGATACAGCAATGGAATTTCTTGACGAGAGTGAGCCTTTCTTTATAGATACTCCATCTCCAGAATTGGAGCTTTCTAGCGGTTTTGAAGAAGTACCAACAGAAAAATTTAATAAAGATGAACTTATTGAGGAGAGCTATTCAGATTCCTCTCGATATATGGAGCCTGTTGATGAGGTTGTTGATAGATCAGAGCCAACTTTTGAAAAGAGAAGCGAGATTGTTCCTGAGCCACAACCACCAGTTGTAGCAAAAGTTGAAACATCATCAGCACCTAAACAGAATCATCCAACCGAACTTGTAAATGATAAAAAAACATATATTCAAACTGGAACTTTCTTTAAATATCAGCCAAACAAAAAGTATTTAGCTAGTATTGAGGCTCTGAGTCTTCAGTATCACATCGATACTTATATTTCAAATGGTAGAGAAATTACTAGAGTTCTTGTTGGACCTTTTGATAGTTACAATTCAGCAAAAGAGATGTTGCCAACAGTTCAAGAGAAAATCGAAAAATCATCTTATCTTACAACAACAAAACTTCACTAA
- a CDS encoding protein of unknown function (DUF1882) (PFAM: Domain of unknown function (DUF1882)), which translates to MNPMELKLIKMINRPYYEYVGSTVDKISYNGRIFYNKFKKVERSMTQQVLKKHFNKEITLAHQLANKMGKVENIVFDYNGRDPQRFYHKAQLLLREEGFINFTAFESKTPGHLHLYVHKGHTTLNEAYQLGKTLSLKLGAKTPKQWKMFPSQDLPPEFNILTVPYGVYAKERGAAWSKHL; encoded by the coding sequence ATGAATCCTATGGAGTTGAAACTGATCAAAATGATCAATCGACCTTACTATGAATATGTTGGTTCTACTGTTGATAAAATTAGTTATAACGGTCGAATTTTTTACAACAAATTTAAAAAAGTTGAAAGAAGCATGACTCAACAAGTGCTAAAGAAACATTTCAATAAAGAGATAACTTTAGCTCATCAACTTGCAAATAAAATGGGTAAGGTTGAAAATATCGTTTTTGATTATAATGGTCGAGACCCACAAAGATTTTATCATAAGGCTCAACTTCTTCTTCGTGAAGAAGGCTTTATTAATTTTACTGCATTTGAATCAAAAACACCTGGACATTTACATCTTTATGTACATAAAGGACACACAACTTTAAATGAAGCTTATCAGCTTGGAAAAACACTTTCACTCAAACTTGGGGCAAAAACTCCGAAACAGTGGAAAATGTTTCCTAGCCAAGACCTTCCGCCTGAGTTTAATATTTTAACAGTTCCTTATGGAGTCTATGCAAAAGAGCGAGGAGCTGCCTGGTCAAAACATCTTTAA